In one window of Syngnathus scovelli strain Florida chromosome 20, RoL_Ssco_1.2, whole genome shotgun sequence DNA:
- the LOC125990537 gene encoding mitogen-activated protein kinase-binding protein 1-like isoform X5, with translation MPADGLTFKSRIRKLLRSPSGKLGKDRGDNLASKVTLEKVLGITALGNSCLACDPKTGLVAYPAGCVVVLLNPRKSRQQHLINTSRKTITALSFSHDGKYLVTGESGHLPAVRLWDVSEHRQVSELQKHEYGVSCVAFSPDGKHIVSVGNQHDMMVNVWAWKKDVVVAANKVSSKVTGVSFAEDSSYFVTVGNRHVKFWYLDHCKASKASTPVPLLGRSGLLGELRNNFFCDVACGRGQKSDSTFCVTFSGLLCEFNGNRMLDKWVDLQTSVAQSLSLSSDRIFCSCADGTVRVFSPLDLRFVCTLPRPHPLGVDVASVTQASHLLCSRTDARYPDAMAVTYDPVSRWLSCVYADHSVFVWDVADLTRVAKVHSALFHAACVWDLEMFPDIPEETAASLWPGTFLSCSSDSTIRLWHVDERSRVHSRNILSSDLLKIIYTSASMAALQEAENLTNPDGPAAESRAVVRTICLSPDGKHLASGDRNGMLRIHNLSSMEEILKVEAHDAEILCLEYSKPKTGLQFLATASRDRLIHVLDAAADYGLVQTLDEHSSSITAVRFAAVDAKVRLISCGADKSIYFRTAHTSDSRTEFRRSHHTVRKTTLYDMAVDPSCKHAAVGCQDRCIRIFNVNNGKQKKLYKGSLSDDGSLLRVQIDPSGQYVAASCSNKNISIFDFHTGECVATMFGHSEIVTSLRFTNDCKHLISVSGDSCIFVWRLTPELTISMRQKLFQLQQPFKSSAFSRREAHSAPALVGLSSDSERDDEDAAAHRDSDNSSNNTSTDSSHGEEDAGASEDAPDWEPAKPAVPLPVVSRRPRRRWSRRRGSLEQKVKSMLDLRQLDTFTPNEATNTDARSSTPNLHEPALTSDRPDKNLLHQPIVRCDWLSSGGVESSERVGLSREDNKDDGALQDSDKTATDSLHRKCQVLNQSQDSYSPDSACSMGYDSRGTSPDGILDESADNTSLSLDSSDDEEEEETLAKTNVAIVDKAGREDFLRKNFETLGDTCSAVEPSRAPRLSMSSRFLARGHHNRGGSLFSKLQAKETDGNFSHKPPVSKVRPLMENGQSRTPGNKSPVSPSATQGPRIITASTVIPRPQKKNTMGSHIWRFSTPPSKPSLPDRTTRLHKSLSVQNLTVTSPRSPLPSSEHREWCKRPQYLLLDQDPLKASSSCVSSPSPGSPQSPHSYMSPTASSIAKSSRSSSVGEGVHPGLDLSPFPKARRSWGDLDVAETPWHPLASVSPTRTRIPQPKQPLSPRRSLCLELKATSTVGPTCDVTSYTGTAENNIVSTSERKQDVGPPSEALPLVAEHPLPHPGGPPPTDLSFPTTSFPFLLPPTPPLPFRRHSASRWPPLACVSPSPVASCQCHAGNSITLDMCKQAASELHCSLRRTVTLYAEVLQRPPECGEEARREMVKVLSGALTSAKVELDPLPSCWPSNAKSEGDKALALLEQYAELLLKSVEKKLDSKM, from the exons ATGCCTGCCGATGGGCTGACATTCAAGAGCCGCATCAGGAAGCTGCTGAGATCGCCATCGGGCAAACTTGGGAAGGACCGTGGGGACAACCTGGCTAGCAAG gtaACGTTGGAAAAGGTTTTGGGCATCACCGCTTTGGGGAACAGCTGCCTGGCTTGTGACCCCAAAACTGGATTAGTTGCTTATCCTGCagg ATGTGTTGTGGTATTGCTGAACCCGAGAAAGAGCAGACAGCAGCACCTCATCAACACGTCAAG GAAGACCATCACGGCTCTGTCCTTCTCACATGATGGCAAATACCTGGTCACAGGCGAG AGCGGCCACCTTCCTGCCGTGCGACTGTGGGACGTGTCAGAGCACCGGCAGGTGTCTGAGCTCCAAAAGCACGAATACGGTGTTTCCTGTGTGGCGTTCTCACCCGATGGCAAGCATATCGTCAGCGTGGGCAACCAGCATGACATGATGGTCAACGTCTGGGCTTGGAAA AAGGACGTCGTCGTAGCCGCCAACAAGGTGTCCAGCAAGGTAACGGGCGTATCCTTCGCTGAGGACAGCTCCTACTTTGTCACTGTGGGCAACAGACATGTCAAGTTTTGGTATCTGGACCACTGCAAGGCTAGCAAG GCCAGCACCCCGGTGCCTCTGCTGGGCCGTTCGGGTCTGCTGGGCGAGCTGAGGAACAACTTCTTCTGCGACGTAGCCTGCGGACGAGGTCAAAAATCCGACTCTACCTTCTGCGTCACCTTCTCCGGCCTTCTGTGCGAGTTTAACGGCAACAGGATGCTGGATAAGTGGGTGGACctgcag ACCAGTGTGGCCCAGTCACTGTCTCTTTCCTCGGACCGGATCTTCTGCAGCTGCGCTGACGGAACTGTGCGAGTCTTCAGCCCACTCGACCTGCGTTTTGTCTGCACGCTGCCTCGGCCACACCCCCTCGGAGTTGACGTCGCGTCCGTCACTCAGGCCAG TCATTTACTTTGCAGCCGAACAGACGCCCGATACCCGGACGCTATGGCCGTAACCTACGACCCCGTCAGCCGCTGGCTAAGCTGCGTGTACGCAGATCACAGCGTGTTCGTTTgggacgtcgccgacctcacacgTGTGGCTAAAGTCCACTCGGCCCTCTTCCACGCAGCTTGTGTCTGGGACCTGGAG ATGTTTCCGGATATTCCTGAGGAGACGGCTGCTAGTCTGTGGCCTGGCACGTTCCTCAGCTGCTCATCCGACAGCACCATCAGACTTTGGCATGTAGACGAGCGCAGCCGTGTTCATTCTCGGAACATCCTCAGCTCC GACCTCCTCAAGATCATCTACACAAGCGCAAGCATGGCCGCCTTGCAGGAAGCAGAAAATCTGACCAACCCGGATGGACCAGCAGCGGAAAGCAGGGCGGTGGTCCGCACCATCTGCCTCAGCCCGGACGGAAAACATTTGGCGTCCGGCGATCGCAATGGAATGCTCAG AATCCACAACCTCAgcagcatggaggagattcttAAAGTGGAAGCTCACGATGCCGAAATCCTCTGCTTGGAATACAGCAAACCAAAAACAG GTCTGCAGTTTCTAGCCACGGCAAGCAGAGATCGTCTGATTCACGTCCTGGACGCCGCAGCCGACTACGGCCTTGTGCAAACGCTGGATGAGCACTCGTCCTCCATCACGGCCGTACGCTTTGCCG CCGTTGATGCTAAAGTGAGGTTGATCAGTTGCGGGGCAGATAAAAGCATCTACTTCCGTACCGCTCACACG AGCGACAGCAGAACAGAGTTCAGGCGTTCTCACCACACTGTGAGAAAAACCACACTGTACGACATGGCCGTGGACCCCAGCTGCAAGCACGCGGCGGTGGGCTGCCAGGACCGCTGcatcag GATTTTTAACGTCAACAATGGCAAGCAGAAGAAACTGTACAAGGGGTCACTCAGTGACGACGGCAGCCTGCTCAGG GTTCAAATTGATCCGTCGGGTCAGTATGTGGCTGCCAGCTGCTCCAACAAAAACATCAGCATCTTTGACTTTCATACCGGAGAGTGTGTCGCCACAATGTTTGGGCATTCAG AAATTGTGACCAGTTTGAGGTTTACCAACGATTGCAAGCATTTGATCAGCGTGTCAGGGGACAG TTGCATATTTGTATGGCGTCTGACTCCAGAGTTGACCATCAGCATGCGACAGAAGCTCTTTCAGCTCCAACAGCCTTTCAAGAGCTCCGCCTTCAG CAGGCGAGAGGCACACAGCGCTCCCGCTTTGGTGGGCCTCTCCTCAGACAGCGAGCGAGATGACGAGGATGCCGCCGCCCACCGAGACTCCGACAACTCAAGCAACAACACGTCCACCGACAGTAGCCACGGAGAAGAAGATGCTGGCGCCTCGGAAGATGCACCTGACTGGGAGCCAGCAAAA CCTGCCGTACCCCTGCCGGTTGTCAGTCGCCGTCCTCGCCGTCGCTGGTCTCGTCGTAGGGGCTCTCTGGAGCAGAAGGTCAAGTCCATGTTGGACCTTAGGCAGCTGGACACCTTCACTCCCAACGAAGCTACCAACACTGATGCACGCAGCAGCACTCCCAACCTCCATGAGCCTGCCCTGACCTCGGACCGTCCCGACAAGAACCTCTTACATCAGCCTATCGTGCGCTGTGATTGGCTGTCATCTGGAGGGGTGGAGAGTTCTGAGAGGGTGGGGCTGAGCCGGGAGGACAACAAAGATGATGGAGCTCTACAAGATAG TGATAAAACAGCGACGGATTCGCTTCACAGGAAGTGTCAGGTGCTCAACCAGAGCCAGGACAGCTACAGCCCGGACAGCGCCTGCTCGATGGGCTACGACAGCCGAGGAACCAGTCCTGATGGCATCCTAGATG AGTCCGCAGACAACACCTCCCTGAGCTTGGACAGCTCGGacgatgaggaggaagaagaaacgTTAGCAAAGACTAACGTGGCCATTGTGGACAAGGCCGGAAGAGAAGACTTCCTCAGGAAGAACTTTGAGACGCTGGGGGACACCTGCAGCGCAG TCGAGCCGAGCAGAGCCCCGAGGCTCAGCATGTCCTCACGCTTCCTAGCCAGAGGACATCACAACCG GGGAGGTTCTCTGTTTTCCAAATTACAGGCAAAGGAAACAGACGGCAACTTCTCCCACAAGCCCCCTGTGTCCAAAGTGCGCCCCTTGATGGAAAACGGGCAAAGCAGAACCCCGGGGAACAAGAGTCCTGTGTCCCCTAGCGCCACCCAGGGGCCAAG GATCATCACAGCTTCCACAGTCATCCCAAGaccccagaaaaaaaacacaatggggtCTCACATTTGGAGGTTTTCCACACCGCCGTCCAAACCTTCATTACCCGACAGAACTACCAGACTGCATAAGTCCCTGTCAGTCCAGAACCTCACCGTCACCT CGCCGCGCTCTCCACTGCCCTCTAGTGAGCATAGGGAGTGGTGCAAGAGACCCCAATATCTCCTCCTGGACCAAGACCCTCTCAAGGCCTCATCCTCGTGCGTCTCCTCACCCTCGCCGGGCTCACCGCAGTCTCCTCACTCCTACATGAGCCCCACAGCGAGCTCCATAGCCAAAAGCAGCCGCTCGTCATCCGTGGGCGAGGGCGTCCACCCTGGCCTCGACCTGTCCCCCTTCCCCAAGGCCCGGAGGTCCTGGGGGGATCTGGATGTCGCAGAGACACCTTGGCATCCCCTCGCTTCCGTTTCTCCAACGCGCACTCGCATCCCACAGCCCAAGCAGCCTCTCAGCCCTCGACGCAGCCTCTGCTTGGAACTGAAAGCCACTTCCACTGTGGGACCGACCTGTGATGTCACATCCTACACAG GTACAGCAGAGAATAACATAGTGTCCACGTCTGAAAG AAAGCAAGATGTCGGCCCGCCGTCTGAAGCCCTCCCCCTGGTGGCTGAACATCCTCTCCCACATCCAGGTGGTCCTCCTCCTACCGACCTTTCATTTCCTACCACTTCTTTTCCTTTCCTTCTACCTCctactcctcctcttccttttcGTCGTCACTCTGCTTCACGCTGGCCACCGCTGGCTTGCGTGTCTCCGTCACCGGTCGCCTCCTGTCAGTGCCACGCCG GTAATTCCATTACTTTGGACATGTGCAAGCAGGCTGCGAGTGAACTTCATTGCAGTCTGAGGCGAACCGTCACGCTGTACGCAGAG
- the LOC125990537 gene encoding mitogen-activated protein kinase-binding protein 1-like isoform X3, producing the protein MPADGLTFKSRIRKLLRSPSGKLGKDRGDNLASKVTLEKVLGITALGNSCLACDPKTGLVAYPAGCVVVLLNPRKSRQQHLINTSRKTITALSFSHDGKYLVTGESGHLPAVRLWDVSEHRQVSELQKHEYGVSCVAFSPDGKHIVSVGNQHDMMVNVWAWKKDVVVAANKVSSKVTGVSFAEDSSYFVTVGNRHVKFWYLDHCKASKASTPVPLLGRSGLLGELRNNFFCDVACGRGQKSDSTFCVTFSGLLCEFNGNRMLDKWVDLQTSVAQSLSLSSDRIFCSCADGTVRVFSPLDLRFVCTLPRPHPLGVDVASVTQASHLLCSRTDARYPDAMAVTYDPVSRWLSCVYADHSVFVWDVADLTRVAKVHSALFHAACVWDLEMFPDIPEETAASLWPGTFLSCSSDSTIRLWHVDERSRVHSRNILSSVSLTTPKSNTYTINTVIKKMLLRSQDLLKIIYTSASMAALQEAENLTNPDGPAAESRAVVRTICLSPDGKHLASGDRNGMLRIHNLSSMEEILKVEAHDAEILCLEYSKPKTGLQFLATASRDRLIHVLDAAADYGLVQTLDEHSSSITAVRFAAVDAKVRLISCGADKSIYFRTAHTSDSRTEFRRSHHTVRKTTLYDMAVDPSCKHAAVGCQDRCIRIFNVNNGKQKKLYKGSLSDDGSLLRVQIDPSGQYVAASCSNKNISIFDFHTGECVATMFGHSEIVTSLRFTNDCKHLISVSGDSCIFVWRLTPELTISMRQKLFQLQQPFKSSAFSRREAHSAPALVGLSSDSERDDEDAAAHRDSDNSSNNTSTDSSHGEEDAGASEDAPDWEPAKPAVPLPVVSRRPRRRWSRRRGSLEQKVKSMLDLRQLDTFTPNEATNTDARSSTPNLHEPALTSDRPDKNLLHQPIVRCDWLSSGGVESSERVGLSREDNKDDGALQDSDKTATDSLHRKCQVLNQSQDSYSPDSACSMGYDSRGTSPDGILDESADNTSLSLDSSDDEEEEETLAKTNVAIVDKAGREDFLRKNFETLGDTCSAVEPSRAPRLSMSSRFLARGHHNRGGSLFSKLQAKETDGNFSHKPPVSKVRPLMENGQSRTPGNKSPVSPSATQGPRIITASTVIPRPQKKNTMGSHIWRFSTPPSKPSLPDRTTRLHKSLSVQNLTVTSPRSPLPSSEHREWCKRPQYLLLDQDPLKASSSCVSSPSPGSPQSPHSYMSPTASSIAKSSRSSSVGEGVHPGLDLSPFPKARRSWGDLDVAETPWHPLASVSPTRTRIPQPKQPLSPRRSLCLELKATSTVGPTCDVTSYTGTAENNIVSTSERKQDVGPPSEALPLVAEHPLPHPGGPPPTDLSFPTTSFPFLLPPTPPLPFRRHSASRWPPLACVSPSPVASCQCHAGNSITLDMCKQAASELHCSLRRTVTLYAEVLQRPPECGEEARREMVKVLSGALTSAKVELDPLPSCWPSNAKSEGDKALALLEQYAELLLKSVEKKLDSKM; encoded by the exons ATGCCTGCCGATGGGCTGACATTCAAGAGCCGCATCAGGAAGCTGCTGAGATCGCCATCGGGCAAACTTGGGAAGGACCGTGGGGACAACCTGGCTAGCAAG gtaACGTTGGAAAAGGTTTTGGGCATCACCGCTTTGGGGAACAGCTGCCTGGCTTGTGACCCCAAAACTGGATTAGTTGCTTATCCTGCagg ATGTGTTGTGGTATTGCTGAACCCGAGAAAGAGCAGACAGCAGCACCTCATCAACACGTCAAG GAAGACCATCACGGCTCTGTCCTTCTCACATGATGGCAAATACCTGGTCACAGGCGAG AGCGGCCACCTTCCTGCCGTGCGACTGTGGGACGTGTCAGAGCACCGGCAGGTGTCTGAGCTCCAAAAGCACGAATACGGTGTTTCCTGTGTGGCGTTCTCACCCGATGGCAAGCATATCGTCAGCGTGGGCAACCAGCATGACATGATGGTCAACGTCTGGGCTTGGAAA AAGGACGTCGTCGTAGCCGCCAACAAGGTGTCCAGCAAGGTAACGGGCGTATCCTTCGCTGAGGACAGCTCCTACTTTGTCACTGTGGGCAACAGACATGTCAAGTTTTGGTATCTGGACCACTGCAAGGCTAGCAAG GCCAGCACCCCGGTGCCTCTGCTGGGCCGTTCGGGTCTGCTGGGCGAGCTGAGGAACAACTTCTTCTGCGACGTAGCCTGCGGACGAGGTCAAAAATCCGACTCTACCTTCTGCGTCACCTTCTCCGGCCTTCTGTGCGAGTTTAACGGCAACAGGATGCTGGATAAGTGGGTGGACctgcag ACCAGTGTGGCCCAGTCACTGTCTCTTTCCTCGGACCGGATCTTCTGCAGCTGCGCTGACGGAACTGTGCGAGTCTTCAGCCCACTCGACCTGCGTTTTGTCTGCACGCTGCCTCGGCCACACCCCCTCGGAGTTGACGTCGCGTCCGTCACTCAGGCCAG TCATTTACTTTGCAGCCGAACAGACGCCCGATACCCGGACGCTATGGCCGTAACCTACGACCCCGTCAGCCGCTGGCTAAGCTGCGTGTACGCAGATCACAGCGTGTTCGTTTgggacgtcgccgacctcacacgTGTGGCTAAAGTCCACTCGGCCCTCTTCCACGCAGCTTGTGTCTGGGACCTGGAG ATGTTTCCGGATATTCCTGAGGAGACGGCTGCTAGTCTGTGGCCTGGCACGTTCCTCAGCTGCTCATCCGACAGCACCATCAGACTTTGGCATGTAGACGAGCGCAGCCGTGTTCATTCTCGGAACATCCTCAGCTCCGTCAGTTTGACTACACCAAAATCAAACACTTATACAATAAATacagtgattaaaaaaatgttgttgCGGTCACAGGACCTCCTCAAGATCATCTACACAAGCGCAAGCATGGCCGCCTTGCAGGAAGCAGAAAATCTGACCAACCCGGATGGACCAGCAGCGGAAAGCAGGGCGGTGGTCCGCACCATCTGCCTCAGCCCGGACGGAAAACATTTGGCGTCCGGCGATCGCAATGGAATGCTCAG AATCCACAACCTCAgcagcatggaggagattcttAAAGTGGAAGCTCACGATGCCGAAATCCTCTGCTTGGAATACAGCAAACCAAAAACAG GTCTGCAGTTTCTAGCCACGGCAAGCAGAGATCGTCTGATTCACGTCCTGGACGCCGCAGCCGACTACGGCCTTGTGCAAACGCTGGATGAGCACTCGTCCTCCATCACGGCCGTACGCTTTGCCG CCGTTGATGCTAAAGTGAGGTTGATCAGTTGCGGGGCAGATAAAAGCATCTACTTCCGTACCGCTCACACG AGCGACAGCAGAACAGAGTTCAGGCGTTCTCACCACACTGTGAGAAAAACCACACTGTACGACATGGCCGTGGACCCCAGCTGCAAGCACGCGGCGGTGGGCTGCCAGGACCGCTGcatcag GATTTTTAACGTCAACAATGGCAAGCAGAAGAAACTGTACAAGGGGTCACTCAGTGACGACGGCAGCCTGCTCAGG GTTCAAATTGATCCGTCGGGTCAGTATGTGGCTGCCAGCTGCTCCAACAAAAACATCAGCATCTTTGACTTTCATACCGGAGAGTGTGTCGCCACAATGTTTGGGCATTCAG AAATTGTGACCAGTTTGAGGTTTACCAACGATTGCAAGCATTTGATCAGCGTGTCAGGGGACAG TTGCATATTTGTATGGCGTCTGACTCCAGAGTTGACCATCAGCATGCGACAGAAGCTCTTTCAGCTCCAACAGCCTTTCAAGAGCTCCGCCTTCAG CAGGCGAGAGGCACACAGCGCTCCCGCTTTGGTGGGCCTCTCCTCAGACAGCGAGCGAGATGACGAGGATGCCGCCGCCCACCGAGACTCCGACAACTCAAGCAACAACACGTCCACCGACAGTAGCCACGGAGAAGAAGATGCTGGCGCCTCGGAAGATGCACCTGACTGGGAGCCAGCAAAA CCTGCCGTACCCCTGCCGGTTGTCAGTCGCCGTCCTCGCCGTCGCTGGTCTCGTCGTAGGGGCTCTCTGGAGCAGAAGGTCAAGTCCATGTTGGACCTTAGGCAGCTGGACACCTTCACTCCCAACGAAGCTACCAACACTGATGCACGCAGCAGCACTCCCAACCTCCATGAGCCTGCCCTGACCTCGGACCGTCCCGACAAGAACCTCTTACATCAGCCTATCGTGCGCTGTGATTGGCTGTCATCTGGAGGGGTGGAGAGTTCTGAGAGGGTGGGGCTGAGCCGGGAGGACAACAAAGATGATGGAGCTCTACAAGATAG TGATAAAACAGCGACGGATTCGCTTCACAGGAAGTGTCAGGTGCTCAACCAGAGCCAGGACAGCTACAGCCCGGACAGCGCCTGCTCGATGGGCTACGACAGCCGAGGAACCAGTCCTGATGGCATCCTAGATG AGTCCGCAGACAACACCTCCCTGAGCTTGGACAGCTCGGacgatgaggaggaagaagaaacgTTAGCAAAGACTAACGTGGCCATTGTGGACAAGGCCGGAAGAGAAGACTTCCTCAGGAAGAACTTTGAGACGCTGGGGGACACCTGCAGCGCAG TCGAGCCGAGCAGAGCCCCGAGGCTCAGCATGTCCTCACGCTTCCTAGCCAGAGGACATCACAACCG GGGAGGTTCTCTGTTTTCCAAATTACAGGCAAAGGAAACAGACGGCAACTTCTCCCACAAGCCCCCTGTGTCCAAAGTGCGCCCCTTGATGGAAAACGGGCAAAGCAGAACCCCGGGGAACAAGAGTCCTGTGTCCCCTAGCGCCACCCAGGGGCCAAG GATCATCACAGCTTCCACAGTCATCCCAAGaccccagaaaaaaaacacaatggggtCTCACATTTGGAGGTTTTCCACACCGCCGTCCAAACCTTCATTACCCGACAGAACTACCAGACTGCATAAGTCCCTGTCAGTCCAGAACCTCACCGTCACCT CGCCGCGCTCTCCACTGCCCTCTAGTGAGCATAGGGAGTGGTGCAAGAGACCCCAATATCTCCTCCTGGACCAAGACCCTCTCAAGGCCTCATCCTCGTGCGTCTCCTCACCCTCGCCGGGCTCACCGCAGTCTCCTCACTCCTACATGAGCCCCACAGCGAGCTCCATAGCCAAAAGCAGCCGCTCGTCATCCGTGGGCGAGGGCGTCCACCCTGGCCTCGACCTGTCCCCCTTCCCCAAGGCCCGGAGGTCCTGGGGGGATCTGGATGTCGCAGAGACACCTTGGCATCCCCTCGCTTCCGTTTCTCCAACGCGCACTCGCATCCCACAGCCCAAGCAGCCTCTCAGCCCTCGACGCAGCCTCTGCTTGGAACTGAAAGCCACTTCCACTGTGGGACCGACCTGTGATGTCACATCCTACACAG GTACAGCAGAGAATAACATAGTGTCCACGTCTGAAAG AAAGCAAGATGTCGGCCCGCCGTCTGAAGCCCTCCCCCTGGTGGCTGAACATCCTCTCCCACATCCAGGTGGTCCTCCTCCTACCGACCTTTCATTTCCTACCACTTCTTTTCCTTTCCTTCTACCTCctactcctcctcttccttttcGTCGTCACTCTGCTTCACGCTGGCCACCGCTGGCTTGCGTGTCTCCGTCACCGGTCGCCTCCTGTCAGTGCCACGCCG GTAATTCCATTACTTTGGACATGTGCAAGCAGGCTGCGAGTGAACTTCATTGCAGTCTGAGGCGAACCGTCACGCTGTACGCAGAG